The Acidobacteriota bacterium genome has a segment encoding these proteins:
- a CDS encoding bifunctional 5,10-methylenetetrahydrofolate dehydrogenase/5,10-methenyltetrahydrofolate cyclohydrolase — protein sequence MTATILDGASVAKAIRDEVASEVAEYSTRGLRPGLAAVLVGNDPGSQIYVSGKVKTCEQLGLYSEKIDLPETTTTGALLALVRDLNARDDIDGILIQLPLPRQVDAALVLNTVDPAKDVDGFHPVNVGRLVLNEPGLRPCTPAGIIELLERHDIRMTGARVVVMGRSRIVGLPVALLLLQRHATVTICHSRTPDLPAIAREADVLVAAIGRMGMVDSSYIKPGAAVVDVGMNRVTTREDFDRFFGDDPKRRAAFEKNGYTLIGDVNPREAAEVAGYLTPVPGGVGPLTIAMLMKNTLAAMKMRRGSKD from the coding sequence ATGACGGCTACGATTCTGGATGGCGCGAGCGTCGCAAAAGCAATAAGAGACGAAGTCGCAAGCGAGGTGGCCGAATATTCAACGCGCGGGCTCCGGCCAGGACTCGCGGCGGTGCTGGTAGGAAACGATCCGGGATCGCAGATTTACGTTTCGGGAAAGGTGAAGACCTGTGAGCAACTTGGACTCTATTCCGAGAAGATCGACTTACCGGAGACAACGACCACCGGCGCGTTGCTCGCGCTGGTTCGCGATCTGAATGCGCGCGACGACATAGACGGCATACTCATTCAGCTCCCGCTGCCCAGGCAAGTCGATGCCGCTCTTGTGCTGAATACGGTTGATCCCGCGAAGGACGTCGATGGCTTTCATCCGGTTAACGTCGGGAGACTCGTGCTGAATGAGCCGGGGCTGAGGCCGTGCACGCCGGCTGGGATCATTGAGTTGCTCGAGCGCCACGACATACGGATGACGGGCGCACGTGTCGTGGTGATGGGTCGAAGCCGGATTGTCGGATTGCCGGTCGCGTTGTTGCTCTTGCAAAGGCACGCGACGGTGACGATCTGCCACTCGCGAACACCCGACTTGCCCGCGATTGCCCGCGAGGCCGACGTACTTGTCGCCGCAATTGGAAGGATGGGTATGGTAGACAGCAGCTACATAAAACCGGGCGCTGCCGTTGTTGACGTGGGCATGAACAGGGTAACAACCCGAGAAGATTTCGACCGTTTCTTCGGCGACGACCCCAAAAGGCGCGCGGCTTTTGAAAAGAACGGCTACACGCTGATTGGCGACGTGAACCCGCGCGAGGCCGCAGAGGTGGCCGGCTACCTGACGCCGGTTCCAGGCGGCGTTGGGCCTCTGACGATCGCGATGTTGATGAAGAATACTCTGGCGGCGATGAAGATGCGCCGCGGTTCCAAAGACTAA
- a CDS encoding UBP-type zinc finger domain-containing protein produces the protein MGNVTANECPHLADTNIKALEVTSTACVECGVSAPTRVCMTCGHIGCCETTSGHALAHSKSSGHPLIRELPVSERSFTWCYGCNAYLKN, from the coding sequence ATGGGAAATGTCACAGCAAATGAGTGCCCGCACCTCGCGGACACAAACATCAAGGCTCTCGAAGTCACCAGCACCGCCTGCGTGGAATGCGGCGTGAGCGCGCCCACCCGAGTGTGCATGACGTGCGGTCACATCGGATGCTGCGAGACCACCAGCGGTCACGCACTCGCGCATTCGAAGTCGAGCGGCCATCCGCTCATACGCGAGCTTCCGGTCTCCGAGCGTTCGTTCACATGGTGCTACGGGTGCAACGCGTATTTGAAGAACTGA
- a CDS encoding DUF1295 domain-containing protein has translation MSETLCVILTTLAATGGLMLSVWLLSLIKKDASIVDIFWGLGFVLIAVVCYATTNGYPDRKVLITSLAAVWGLRLASHIFWRNKGKGEDFRYQAMRARFGKRFPIVSLFTVFGLQGLLMWIISLPLQIAQISREPARLTWLDWAGAAIWLIGFLFESAGDLQLARFKADPRNKGKVMDRGLWRYTRHPNYFGDALLWWGCFLIALSTPGGVWTVMSPLIMTGLLMKVSGVALLEKTLTKTKPEYRNYVRRTSAFFPWIPRG, from the coding sequence GTGAGCGAAACACTGTGCGTCATCCTCACCACGTTGGCCGCGACTGGCGGGTTGATGCTGAGCGTCTGGTTGCTGAGCCTTATCAAGAAGGACGCGAGCATCGTCGACATCTTTTGGGGACTCGGATTTGTTCTGATTGCGGTCGTGTGCTATGCGACCACAAACGGCTACCCGGATCGCAAGGTCCTGATAACGTCGCTCGCCGCGGTGTGGGGACTTCGGCTTGCGTCGCACATCTTCTGGCGGAACAAAGGGAAGGGGGAGGACTTCCGATACCAGGCGATGCGAGCGCGTTTCGGCAAGCGATTCCCGATCGTGAGCCTCTTCACGGTGTTTGGGCTTCAGGGGTTGCTGATGTGGATCATTTCATTGCCGCTTCAGATAGCGCAGATTTCGCGCGAGCCTGCGCGGCTCACCTGGCTCGACTGGGCCGGCGCAGCGATATGGCTCATCGGATTTCTGTTTGAATCAGCCGGTGATCTTCAGCTCGCGCGGTTCAAGGCTGACCCCCGGAACAAAGGCAAGGTTATGGACCGTGGGCTGTGGCGCTACACGCGGCACCCGAATTACTTTGGCGATGCGCTGTTGTGGTGGGGCTGTTTTTTGATCGCGCTGTCTACGCCCGGAGGAGTATGGACGGTGATGAGTCCACTGATTATGACTGGGCTTTTGATGAAGGTCTCAGGAGTTGCTTTGCTTGAGAAGACGCTCACGAAAACCAAGCCGGAGTATCGCAACTATGTCCGCCGCACGAGCGCGTTCTTTCCGTGGATTCCTCGGGGATAG
- a CDS encoding lysophospholipid acyltransferase family protein, with amino-acid sequence MNRNGMKQQTQGSPMGNGLGAAESFAKRWGRRAITVPLYTASCLALLASLPALIVIAAVADIARRSNWAAVRFIALLAFYLCCEVAGIAMSFFLWLASVLTRAGHERFLDWNFALQQWWAGCLFRAGRVLFRIRVDIEGADDIGEGPFIVFIRHVSLGDTLLPSTILSKRQGLRLRFVLKSQLLWDPCLDIVGNRLPNCFVRRGAGDELAISAVRRLMDGLGTKDGVLIYPEGTRFTPEKRERILERLASGDGELFRKASTLKNVLPPRLGGTLALLERNVRAHALFCGHWGLEGVTNFRDFLRGSMVGAVLRVRFWRVAFEEIPRDRASQTAWLYEHWSRVDEWVGQQKQR; translated from the coding sequence ATGAACCGAAACGGCATGAAGCAACAGACGCAAGGCTCGCCGATGGGCAACGGGTTGGGCGCGGCCGAATCGTTTGCAAAGCGATGGGGCCGGCGAGCGATCACTGTGCCGCTGTACACAGCGTCGTGTCTCGCGCTTCTTGCCAGTCTCCCCGCGCTGATCGTGATTGCCGCCGTTGCGGACATCGCGCGCCGAAGCAACTGGGCCGCCGTTCGCTTCATCGCGCTTCTGGCGTTTTATCTATGCTGCGAAGTGGCGGGGATCGCGATGAGCTTTTTCCTATGGCTGGCGAGCGTGCTTACACGAGCCGGGCATGAGCGATTCCTCGACTGGAACTTTGCGCTGCAACAGTGGTGGGCCGGCTGTTTGTTCCGCGCGGGAAGGGTGCTCTTTCGAATCAGGGTCGACATCGAAGGAGCGGACGACATTGGAGAAGGGCCGTTCATCGTTTTCATTCGGCACGTGAGTCTTGGAGACACGCTGCTTCCGTCGACTATCTTGTCGAAGCGGCAGGGTCTTCGGCTGCGCTTCGTGCTCAAGAGTCAACTTCTGTGGGACCCGTGTCTGGACATCGTAGGCAACAGGCTTCCCAACTGCTTCGTGCGCCGGGGGGCCGGGGACGAGCTGGCAATCTCGGCGGTGCGGCGGCTGATGGATGGTCTGGGTACGAAGGACGGTGTGCTGATCTATCCGGAAGGTACACGCTTCACCCCTGAAAAGCGCGAGCGGATACTCGAGCGGCTGGCGAGCGGCGACGGCGAACTTTTTCGCAAGGCGAGCACGCTCAAGAATGTGCTGCCGCCTCGACTGGGAGGGACGCTTGCTTTGCTCGAACGGAACGTCCGTGCGCATGCGCTTTTTTGTGGACACTGGGGTCTGGAGGGCGTGACCAACTTTCGGGATTTCTTGCGAGGGTCTATGGTGGGCGCAGTGCTCCGCGTCCGCTTTTGGCGAGTGGCATTCGAAGAGATTCCGAGAGATCGCGCGTCCCAGACCGCCTGGCTGTATGAGCACTGGTCGCGGGTCGATGAATGGGTGGGACAACAGAAACAGCGTTGA
- a CDS encoding M20/M25/M40 family metallo-hydrolase has translation MRKTTCAFVLLLATWPQMAAPQSSDTMSSRLVGEVLTSGQQLKYLSMLSDEIGSRLTGSPGARRAEEAMEAEMKRLGLANVHREAFTVAVSWERGSAEARLVSHSNRPLTVASYTWTPGTGGAIEGEVVDVGAGRPEDVERVRARLRGRVAFAIPAGETLDAVIYNFYRTPLLARELRDAGAIALLIASDKQHAMLYTAPVDFNARVAALPTLSLAREDVGLLQRLLASGQKPRIALDVRNKLGPAFESTNVVGEIIGRERPNEIVLLGAHLDSNDLGPGALDNAAGSAAVLETARAIKSLGVAPRRTIRFVLFTGEEEGMLGSNAYVARHRDEMDSTVAALIMDVGAGRPVGWFSMGRTDLDEQIRELMKPLAPFGVSTIEHGAFAATDNAAFMAEGVPNLILLQDESVYFTVHHTVADTFDKADPRDFATCVATVAASTFGIADRVNRFGRRLTSEEVRKMAAESKVDEQWRAAGIWK, from the coding sequence ATGCGAAAAACGACATGCGCCTTCGTCTTGCTTCTCGCGACCTGGCCCCAAATGGCCGCGCCTCAATCAAGCGACACGATGTCTTCACGGTTAGTTGGCGAAGTACTCACGAGCGGTCAACAGTTGAAATACCTCTCGATGCTCAGCGATGAGATCGGCAGCCGCCTGACGGGTTCACCTGGCGCGCGCCGGGCCGAAGAAGCAATGGAAGCCGAAATGAAGCGGCTCGGACTGGCGAACGTACATCGCGAGGCGTTCACAGTTGCCGTGTCCTGGGAGCGCGGCTCGGCCGAGGCGCGGCTTGTTTCTCACTCGAACCGCCCGCTCACGGTCGCTTCGTACACGTGGACGCCGGGAACCGGCGGGGCTATCGAGGGGGAAGTCGTCGACGTCGGGGCCGGCCGTCCGGAAGACGTCGAGCGAGTGCGAGCGCGCTTGCGAGGGCGGGTCGCGTTTGCGATTCCAGCGGGCGAGACGCTCGACGCGGTCATCTACAACTTCTATCGCACGCCGCTGCTTGCGCGTGAATTAAGAGATGCAGGTGCTATCGCCTTGCTGATCGCTTCGGACAAGCAACACGCAATGCTGTACACAGCGCCCGTCGATTTCAACGCTCGCGTTGCGGCGCTCCCGACTCTCTCCCTTGCGCGCGAAGACGTGGGCTTGCTTCAGCGTTTGCTTGCTTCCGGTCAGAAGCCGCGCATTGCTCTGGACGTGCGCAACAAGCTTGGTCCGGCCTTTGAATCAACCAATGTCGTCGGCGAGATCATCGGGCGCGAGCGCCCGAACGAGATAGTTTTGCTCGGCGCGCACCTCGACTCAAACGATCTCGGCCCCGGCGCGCTCGACAACGCAGCGGGTTCGGCAGCGGTATTGGAAACGGCTCGCGCGATCAAATCGCTTGGGGTAGCTCCGCGGCGAACCATCCGCTTCGTTCTGTTCACCGGCGAGGAGGAAGGAATGCTCGGCTCGAACGCCTACGTGGCTCGGCATCGAGACGAGATGGATAGCACGGTCGCGGCTTTGATAATGGACGTCGGAGCGGGAAGGCCTGTTGGATGGTTTTCGATGGGACGAACAGATCTCGACGAGCAGATTCGAGAGTTGATGAAGCCGCTCGCGCCCTTCGGCGTGTCTACGATCGAGCACGGCGCCTTCGCCGCCACTGACAACGCCGCCTTCATGGCTGAGGGCGTCCCGAACCTCATCCTGCTTCAGGACGAGTCGGTATACTTCACCGTGCATCACACCGTCGCCGACACCTTTGATAAGGCAGACCCGCGTGACTTTGCGACGTGTGTTGCTACGGTAGCCGCCAGCACGTTCGGCATAGCCGATCGCGTGAATCGTTTCGGACGCCGGCTGACTTCCGAGGAGGTGAGGAAGATGGCGGCGGAATCAAAAGTGGATGAACAGTGGCGCGCGGCAGGAATATGGAAGTGA
- a CDS encoding PQQ-binding-like beta-propeller repeat protein, which yields MPIRAAQYLVIAIPLLSLCFAPASIGQVGAGVPQNVIWINTTNCTIAGNSLQKTAGRSDSADAGARSQQIVTSGDALFEFAAGDSNKVLFCGLTHAAIGTGFSEIDFAIKLTELGFAEIRENNAYGGETSYRIGDVFRIAVQANVVRYYKNGGLFHTSSKAPSYPLFAAASFLTVGGRIDNPVIGALAVSTSAEWTSYQHDSAHSAFSETSAVGAANAGTLTQSWSFPTGDWVTGTPLVSGGVVYVGSWDGNMYALRESDGAVLWSYNAGTIRIDPCADTYGIDGTAALSGGKLYFGNGLAQLHAVNAANGQAIWRTQLADPTQAFHIYGSPLVFDGKIYIGLASHCVNPCITGRLVCVDASDGRVLWNFATAPDGSKGGAVWSSATVDPGRRMIYVGTGNFCTGADTHSSAVIALNADTGALVWEFKKLRADLNNLDFGASPVLFDIDGRPMLAIPSKDGHCYGLHRATGELIWDTVVSDGDSRGGSISSPATAYGKIFFGATVRVATGKVVALDQRDGRIVWDTPLSLPVIGAAAVAGGAVFVGGADGRLRAFDASTGSEIWNTPQHSQMLGGVSISAASVFIGSIDNSVYAFSLPNVGPQPPASASIAVNSPSAGEQWTPGEKYRISWSASAAVNKLDVSISRDGGSTWQVLAEDVDSSLGTLRVKAKKPRSETVLVRLTDSSNDSVFGQSGMFYIR from the coding sequence ATGCCAATTAGAGCAGCCCAATACCTTGTTATTGCCATCCCCCTCCTCTCACTTTGTTTTGCGCCCGCGTCAATTGGACAGGTGGGCGCCGGCGTGCCGCAAAACGTCATCTGGATCAACACGACGAACTGCACGATCGCCGGGAACAGTCTTCAGAAGACCGCGGGCCGCAGCGATTCCGCGGATGCCGGAGCGAGATCGCAGCAGATCGTGACATCAGGCGATGCCCTTTTCGAATTTGCCGCCGGCGACTCAAACAAGGTCTTATTCTGCGGGCTTACACACGCAGCCATCGGCACCGGGTTTTCAGAGATAGACTTCGCCATCAAGCTCACCGAACTTGGCTTCGCTGAGATCCGCGAAAACAACGCCTACGGAGGAGAGACTTCCTACCGTATAGGCGATGTGTTTCGCATAGCAGTACAAGCGAACGTGGTGAGGTACTACAAAAACGGCGGGCTTTTTCATACGAGCTCGAAAGCTCCGAGCTACCCGCTATTTGCCGCAGCGTCTTTTCTGACGGTCGGCGGCAGAATCGACAACCCGGTCATCGGAGCGCTGGCGGTCAGCACGTCAGCCGAGTGGACATCCTATCAGCATGACTCAGCACATTCGGCGTTTTCGGAAACGTCGGCGGTCGGCGCCGCCAACGCCGGGACTCTGACACAGTCATGGTCGTTTCCAACGGGCGACTGGGTTACCGGTACGCCTCTCGTGTCGGGTGGTGTTGTTTATGTAGGCTCGTGGGACGGCAACATGTACGCGTTGCGCGAGAGCGACGGAGCCGTACTCTGGAGCTACAACGCGGGCACTATACGCATAGATCCCTGCGCGGACACCTACGGGATCGATGGCACGGCTGCGCTCTCGGGTGGCAAGTTGTATTTCGGCAACGGTCTGGCGCAGCTTCACGCTGTGAATGCAGCGAACGGGCAAGCAATCTGGCGGACCCAGCTTGCAGATCCCACCCAGGCTTTTCACATCTATGGTTCACCCCTGGTGTTTGACGGAAAGATATACATAGGCTTAGCCAGCCACTGCGTGAACCCATGCATTACCGGCAGACTGGTCTGTGTGGACGCGAGCGACGGGCGCGTTCTCTGGAATTTTGCGACGGCGCCCGACGGAAGCAAGGGCGGGGCGGTCTGGTCGTCGGCCACCGTAGACCCCGGGCGGCGGATGATATACGTAGGCACGGGCAACTTCTGCACCGGCGCCGATACTCATTCGTCCGCGGTAATAGCGCTCAACGCGGACACCGGAGCACTGGTATGGGAGTTCAAGAAGCTGCGCGCCGACCTGAACAATCTCGACTTCGGCGCATCGCCGGTCTTGTTCGACATCGACGGTCGTCCGATGCTGGCGATCCCATCCAAGGACGGACACTGCTACGGGCTCCATCGGGCGACCGGAGAGTTGATTTGGGATACCGTGGTGAGCGACGGCGACTCACGAGGCGGCAGCATCTCGTCGCCGGCCACAGCCTACGGCAAGATCTTTTTTGGCGCGACCGTCAGAGTCGCCACCGGTAAAGTTGTAGCGCTCGATCAACGAGACGGACGGATAGTTTGGGACACTCCGCTATCGCTTCCTGTGATAGGAGCGGCAGCAGTGGCCGGAGGCGCGGTGTTCGTCGGGGGCGCTGACGGAAGGCTTCGCGCTTTTGACGCTTCGACCGGGAGCGAAATCTGGAACACCCCGCAGCACAGCCAAATGTTGGGTGGGGTGTCGATCTCAGCAGCGAGCGTATTCATCGGATCGATAGATAACAGTGTTTATGCGTTCTCTCTTCCAAACGTGGGCCCTCAACCGCCGGCCTCCGCATCGATTGCGGTTAACTCGCCAAGCGCCGGCGAGCAATGGACGCCTGGTGAAAAGTACAGAATTAGCTGGTCCGCGAGCGCAGCCGTGAACAAGCTCGACGTCAGCATCTCGCGTGACGGCGGAAGTACGTGGCAGGTATTGGCCGAGGACGTCGATTCAAGCTTGGGTACGCTTCGCGTCAAAGCCAAGAAACCAAGGTCTGAGACTGTGCTCGTGCGGCTGACAGACTCTTCAAACGACTCGGTGTTTGGACAGTCGGGAATGTTTTACATCAGGTAG